Genomic DNA from Penaeus vannamei isolate JL-2024 unplaced genomic scaffold, ASM4276789v1 unanchor4659, whole genome shotgun sequence:
tatatatatatatatatatatatatatatatatatatatatatatatatatatctatatatatatatatatatatatatatatgtgtgtgtgtgtgtgtgtgtgtgtgtgtgtgtgtgtgtgtgtgtgtgtgtgtgtgtgtgtatgcatgtgtgtatatatatatatatatatatatatatatgtatatgtatatgtatatatatatatatatatatatatatatatatatatatatatatatatatatatatatatatatttatatatatgtgtgtgtgtgtgtgtgtgtgtgtttacatatatctatagatataaatgtatatgtatgtacatatatatatatatatatatatatatatatatatatatatatatatatatatatatatatatatatatatatatatatataaatgtatatgtatgtacacacacatatatatatatatatatatatatatatatatatatatatatatatatatatatatatatatatatatatatatatatatatatatatatatatatatatatatatatgtatatatatatatatatatatatatatatatatatatatatatatatatatatatatatatatatatatatatatatatatatatatatatatatatatatatatatatatatatatatatatatatatatatatatatatatacatatatatatatacatatttcacacCTCATTTTGCCATCGCGTATTTATCCCATTCGCTTCTGTTTACCCAAGTAGCAAAAAGCAAAACATTTCTTCCGCTCTCTTAATTACAGGAGAGTCATCTGCTGCCTCGTAATTAGAGGGCGTGAATTACTGGCCCGAGGACGCCGGGGTTTGCTTAATTAGCTGAGAAATTTGAAGAGCGAAATTTACCTGCTTTCGCAAACCCTCCCGTGATGAGGATCGGATGCTGCACCAACACCTGTTTTCTCGTCTCCCTCATTAACACGtgttttcccatctccctcatcaACACCTGTTCTTACCTACCTCATCAGGTGTCGATGGGTGCTGAGGGAGAGACATCGGCCTTTATGGTGGCTGCGGTGTTTGTGAAGAGGATCTTTGTTGCGTTCTCGCTGAGAATGGCTCTCGTAccgagatagatatatgtagtctGTATCATTGGGTCAGTGCTATGCTGAGGGATCTATcgctttcgtatatatatattcgtatatatatatatatatatatatatatatatatatatatatatatatatatatatatatatatatatatatatatatatatatatatatataatgtgtgtgtgtgtgcgtgtttgtatgtgtgtgtgtgtgtgtgtgtgtgtgtgtgtgtgtatgtgtttataaatataaatagatagatagatgtttatatatatatatatatatatatatatatatatatatatatatatatatatatatgtatatatatatatatatatatatatatatatatatatatatatatacatatatatatacatatatatatatatatatatacatgtatatatatatatatatatatatatatatatatacatatatatatacatatatatatatatatttacacacacacccacagacacacgcacacacacacacacacaaacacacacacacacacacacacacacacacacacacacacatatatgtatatatatatatatatatatatataaatatatatatatatatatatatatatatatatgtatatatatacatatatacatatatatatatatatatatatatatatatatatatatatatatatatatatatatatatatatatatctgtgtgtgtgtctgtgtgcgtgtgtgtgtgtgtgcgtgtgtgtatacacacacacacacacacacacacacacacaaacattattattattattaccattattattataaatattattattatcattattattattacaatcattatttttcatatcattatcattattatcaatattattattattataactattattattattataataaacacacacacgcacacacacacacacatacacacacacatacacacacacacacacacacacgcacacacacacacacacacacacacacacacacacacacacacacacacacatatatatatatatatatatatatatatatatatatatatatatatatatatatatatatatatatatatagacatagaaagacatagatttacatatgtatatatatgtatatatatatatatatatatatatatatatatatatatatatatatatatatatatatatatatatagacatataaagacatagatttacatatgtatatatatatacatacatacatacatacatacatatatatatatgtttatatatatatatatatatatatatgtatatatatatatacatacaagtaaatgtctatatgcatatatatatatatatatatatatatatatatatatatatatatatatatatatatatatacatatatatatacatatatatatatatatatatatatatatatatatatatatatatatatatatatatatatatatatatatatatatatatatatatatatatatatatatatatatatatatatatatatatgtatatatatatatatatatatatatatatatatatatatatatatatatatatatatatatatatatatatatatatatatatatatatatatatatatatatatatatatatatatatatatatatatatatatatatatatatatatatatatatatatatatatatatatatatatatatatatatatatatatatatatatatatatatatatatatatatatatatatatatatatatatatatatatatatatatatatatatatatatatatatatatatatatatatatatatatatatatatatatatatatatatatatatatatatatatatatatatatatatatatatatatatatatatatatatatatatatatatacatatatgtatatgcatatatatatggatatatatatataaataaataaatatatatatatatatatatatatatatatatatatatatatgcatatatatttacatatgtatatatatataaatatatatatatatatatatatatatatatatatatatatatatatatatatatatatatatatatatatatatatatatatatatatatatatatatatatatatatatatatatatatatatatatatatatatatatatatgtatgtatatatatatacttatgtgtatatatgtatatgtgtgtgtgtgtgtgtgtgtgtgtgtgtgtgtgtgtgtgtgtgtgtgtgtgtgtgtgtgtgtgcatttaaatatatgtgtatatatacatacatatatatatatatatatgtatatatatatatatatatatatatatatatatgtgtgtgtgtgtgtgtgtgtgtgtgtgtgtgtgtgtgtgtgtgtgtgtgtgtgtgtgtgtgtgtgtgtgtgtgtgtgtgtgtatgagtgtgtgtgtgtgtgtgtgtgtgtgtgtgtgtgtgtgtgtgtgtgtgtgtgtgtgtgtgtgtgtgtgtgtgtgtgtgtgtgtgtgcgtgtgtatatatatatatatatatatatatatatatatatatatatatatatatatatatataaatataaacatacatatatacatacataccggtacacacacacacacacatacacaccacaaacatacacaccggcacacacaaacacacacactaatactcacacacacacacacactcataaacacatacactcagacacacacacatgcacgcacacacacacccgcacacacatacacatatatgtatatataaatatgtatatatatatatatatatatatatatatatatatatatgtatatgtatgtatgtatgtatgtatatgtatatatatgaatatatatagacacacaaattaatatagatacataaatatatatatatatatatatatatatatatatatatatatatatatatatatacatatatatatatttatatgtttatatatacatatatatatatatatatatatatatatatatatatatatatgtatatatatatttatatgtttatatatacatatatatatatatatatatatatatatatatatatatatatatatatatatatacatatatggatattatatatacatatatagatattatatatacatatatatatatatatatatatatatatatatatatatatatatatacatacatacatatatatatatatatatatatatatatatatatatatatatatatatatatatatatgtgtgtgtgtgtgtgtgtgtgtgtgtgtgtgtgtgtgtgtgtgtgtgtgtgtgtgtgtgtgtgtgtgtatgcatatatgcatttcaaaaaaatatatatatacatatctgtctatctctctctctctctctctctctctctctatatatatatatatatatatatatatatatatatatatatatatatatatatatatacatacatacatatatatataatatatatatacatacatatatatatatatgtatgtatgtatatatatatatttatttatatatatatatatatatatttatttatttatacatacacacacacacgcgacacctacacacacacacgcaaacacaaacacacacatacatatatatatatatatatatatatatatatatatatatatatatatatatatatatatatatatacacacacacacacacacacactcaaaaaaacacacacatcgtCCGCCCCTCGTCAAAGATTCTTTAACGACATACCGTTAACAGGTAACGACCGTTTATAGTTTCGATGACTAGGACAAGTGGCAGGCCCTCTCGGTCGCTCGTTCAGAGGAAATACGTCAAGGGAAAATTATCGCCGTCGCCCCGGACTTTGCagcgcccgaggaggaggaggaggaggtcgagtcccGCTCGGAGGTGgtcgccaggaggaggaggtcgagtcccTCCCGGAGGTGATCGCcgcggccgaggaggaggaggtcgagtcccTCCCGGAGGTGGTCACcgcggtcgaggaggaggaggtggtcgaGTCCCTcccggaggtggtcgccgcggccgaggaggaggaggccgagtcCCGCTCGGAGGTGgtcgccaggaggaggaggtcgagtccctcccggaggtggtcgccacggccgaggaggaggaggtcgagtcctGCTCGGAGGTGGTCGCCAGGAGGAGGTCGAGTCCCTcccggaggtggtcgccgcggccgaggaggaggaggccgagtcCCGCTCGGAGGTGgtcgccaggaggaggaggtcgagtcccTCCCGGAGGTGATCGCcgcggccgaggaggaggaagaggtcgagtccctcccggaggtggtcgccgcgcccgaggaggaggtcgagtcccGCCCAGAGGTGGTCGCCTTGCCCGAGGAAGAGGTTAGGTCCCTCCCGGAGGTGGTCGCcgtggccgaggaggaggtcgagtcccgcccggaggtggtcgatgcgcccgaggaggaggtcgagtcccGCCCAGAGGTGGTCGCCTTGCCCGAGGAAGAGGTTAAGTCCCTCCCGGAGGTGGGCGCcgtggccgaggaggaggtcgagtcccGCCCAGAGGTGGTCGTCGCGGCCGAGGAGGAAGAGGTCGAGTCCTGCTCGGAGGTGGTCGCCACggccgaggaagaggaggaggtcggatcccgcccggaggtggtcgccgcggccgaggaggaggaggaggtcaagtcCCGCTTGGAGGTAGTCGCCAAGAAGAAGAGGTCGAGTCCCTCCCGGAGGTGGTCGCcttccccgaggaggaggaggattaggtcGAGTCCATTCCGGAGGTAGTCGCCgtgcccgaggaggaggaggaggtcgagtctagCCCGGAGGTGGTCGCCGTGCCCGGAGGTgggcgccgtgtgtgtgtgtatgcatatatgcatttaaaaaaatatatatatatatatacatatctgtctctctctctctctctctctctctctctctctctctctctctctctctctctctatatgtatatatatatatgtatatgtatatatatatatatatatatgtatatatatatatatatatatatatatatatatatatatatatatatatatatatatatatatatatatatatgtatttgtgtgtgtctgtgtgggtgtgtgtgtgtgtgtgtgtgtgtgtgtgtgtgtgtatgtatgtatgtatgcatatgtatatatataaatatatatagacacaaattaatatacatatatacatatatatatatatatatatatatatatatatatatatatatatatatatatatatatttatatatacacatatttatatatatatatatatatatatatatatatatacatacatatatatatattatatatacatatatatatatatatatatatatatatatatatgtgtgtgtgtgtgtgtgtgtgtgtgtgtgtgtgtgtgtgtgtgtgtgtgtgtgtgtgtgtgtatatgcatatatgcatttaaaaaatatatatatatacatatctgtctgtctctctctctctctctctctctctctctctctatctctctctctctctctctctctctctctctctctctctctctctctctctatatatatatatatatatatatatatatatatatatatatatatatatatatatatatatatatatatatatatatatatatatatatatgtatatatatatgtatatatatgtttatatagttatatacacacacacacacacacacacacacacacacacatatatatatatatatatatatatatatatatatatatatatatatatatatatatatatatatatatatatatatatatatatatgtatatatatatatatatatttatatatatatatgtatatatatacatatatatatatatatatatatagaaagagatatatatatagatatatatatatatatatatatatatatatatatatatatatatatatatatatatatatgtatatatgtatgtatatatatatttatattcatacatacacacacacacacgacacctacacacacacacgcgacacctacacacacacacgcacacacacacacatacatatatatatacacacacacacacaaaaaaaaaaaaaaaaatcacacacacagcgTCCGCCCGTCGTCAAAGATTCTCTAACGACATTCCGTTAACAGGTAACGACCGTATATAGTTTCGAGGACTAGGACAAGTGGCAGGCCCTCTCGGTCGCTCGTTCAGAGGAAATACGTCAAGGGAAAATTATCGCCGTCGCCCCGGACTTTGCagcgcccgaggaggaggaggaggaggtcgagtcccgcccggaggtggtcgccacggccgaggaggaggtcgagtcccgc
This window encodes:
- the LOC138861331 gene encoding fibrous sheath CABYR-binding protein-like, producing the protein QVAGPLGRSFRGNTSRENYRRRPGLCSARGGGGGGRVPLGGGRQEEEVESLPEVIAAAEEEEVESLPEVVTAVEEEEVVESLPEVVAAAEEEEAESRSEVVARRRRSSPSRRWSPRPRRRRSSPARRWSPGGGRVPPGGGRRGRGGGGRVPLGGGRQEEEVESLPEVIAAAEEEEEVESLPEVVAAPEEEVESRPEVVALPEEEVRSLPEVVAVAEEEVESRPEVVDAPEEEVESRPEVVALPEEEVKSLPEVGAVAEEEVESRPEVVVAAEEEEVESCSEVVATAEEEEEVGSRPEVVAAAEEEEEVKSRLEVVAKKKRSSPSRRWSPGGGRVPPGGGRRGRGGGGRVPLGGGRQEEEVESLPEVIAAAEEEEEVESLPEVVAAPEEEVESRPEVVALPEEEVESLPEVVAAAEEEEVESLPEVVAAPEEEVESRPEVVALPEEEVESLPEVVAVAEEEVESLPE